The Chitinophaga sp. H8 genome contains a region encoding:
- a CDS encoding NUDIX hydrolase — translation MTRSSRQAKMMVAVDCIIFGFDGQDLKLLVIKRALQPEKGKWSLMGGLVNENEGFEDAAIRVLHKLTGLDGVYMEQLFAFGHPDRDPAGRTASIAYFTLIDISKYEQQLSHEYEADWKSLKDMPKLIFDHMDMVKMAWEKLQYKAAIHPILFELLPLKFTIPQLQILYEAVYDTVFDKRNFSRKILSTGLLIKQKDKEKASSKRGAFYYKLDKRKYNAKFHAFLNFVPDPDNLK, via the coding sequence ATGACACGTAGTTCCAGGCAAGCCAAAATGATGGTAGCTGTTGATTGTATAATTTTTGGATTTGACGGACAGGACTTGAAATTGCTGGTAATAAAAAGAGCATTACAACCGGAAAAGGGGAAATGGAGCCTGATGGGAGGGCTGGTAAATGAAAATGAAGGTTTTGAAGATGCTGCTATACGGGTACTGCATAAACTTACCGGTCTTGACGGCGTATATATGGAGCAGTTATTTGCTTTTGGGCATCCCGACCGGGATCCTGCCGGCCGTACTGCTTCCATTGCCTATTTCACCCTTATTGATATCAGTAAATATGAGCAACAGCTGAGCCATGAATATGAAGCCGACTGGAAGTCATTAAAGGATATGCCTAAGCTGATATTTGATCATATGGATATGGTAAAGATGGCCTGGGAAAAATTACAGTACAAGGCTGCCATTCACCCTATTCTTTTTGAATTATTACCGCTTAAGTTTACCATTCCTCAATTGCAGATTCTATATGAAGCCGTATATGATACGGTGTTTGACAAACGTAACTTCAGCCGTAAAATCTTATCTACCGGATTATTGATAAAGCAAAAAGATAAAGAGAAGGCCAGCTCCAAAAGAGGTGCGTTTTATTATAAACTGGATAAGCGGAAATACAACGCGAAATTCCATGCATTCCTCAACTTTGTACCTGATCCGGATAATCTGAAATAA
- a CDS encoding HAD family hydrolase, with translation MKLGKKAFLFDLNGTMINDMEYHLDAWYHMLNNDLGAGLSREVVKSHMYGKNDELLVRVFGEGHFTAAQMAEISREKELRYQEVYKPHLELISGLKAFMDKAVNQGVLMAIGSAAIPFNIDFVLDNLQLRHYFKTIVSADDVVLSKPHPETYLKAAAILEVAPEDCVVFEDAPKGVEAAWNAGMDSVVLTTMHTQEEFAQYPNAVAFVSDYTNPVLNNLF, from the coding sequence ATGAAGCTGGGAAAAAAAGCATTTCTCTTTGATTTGAATGGTACTATGATCAATGATATGGAATATCATCTGGATGCCTGGTATCATATGCTCAATAATGATCTGGGAGCAGGGCTGAGCCGGGAAGTAGTGAAAAGCCATATGTATGGCAAAAACGATGAATTACTGGTGCGGGTGTTTGGGGAAGGCCATTTTACAGCAGCACAGATGGCGGAAATATCAAGAGAAAAGGAATTGCGCTACCAGGAGGTATACAAGCCTCATCTGGAGCTTATAAGCGGGTTAAAGGCATTTATGGACAAAGCGGTGAACCAGGGTGTGCTGATGGCAATAGGCTCTGCCGCTATTCCTTTTAATATTGATTTTGTATTGGATAACCTGCAGCTCCGGCATTATTTCAAAACGATTGTGAGTGCAGATGATGTTGTACTTAGTAAGCCACATCCGGAAACATACCTGAAGGCTGCTGCTATTTTGGAGGTTGCTCCTGAGGATTGTGTGGTATTTGAAGATGCTCCCAAAGGAGTGGAAGCAGCATGGAATGCCGGAATGGATAGCGTAGTGCTGACAACGATGCATACACAGGAGGAGTTTGCGCAGTATCCCAACGCCGTGGCCTTTGTGTCAGACTATACCAATCCCGTACTGAACAATTTATTTTAA
- a CDS encoding cation:proton antiporter domain-containing protein, protein MGHLPKLIEDLALILVAGAITTLIFKRIKQPLVLGYIIAGFLVGPFFSLTPTVADTANVKTLAEIGVIFLLFSLGLEFSFKKLMRVGGSASITAFVEIIFITTTGYFVGQWMGWSTMDSLFLGGMLASSSTTIIIRAFDELGVKTKQYARIVFGVLVVEDIVVILLMVLLSTVAVTKQFEGSEMLFTVVKLLFFLILWFIAGIFLLPTFLKRAKALIDEETLLIISIGLCLGMVVVATQVGFSAELGAFIMGSIMAETTSAEKVEHLIKPVKDLFGAVFFVSVGMLIDPQTIMEYKWPVLLVTVLTLFGKFFSTTLGALLSGQPLKQSVQVGMSMAQIGEFAFIIATLGLTLGVTSDFLFPVAVGASAITTFTTPYMIKFSGPFHDFIVKMLPAKWVRALNNYSSSTQNIQAESNWKVVMKSYLNIAITNGIVLLALMLLSLKFLVPFLNENVEGSILASIIGLVISLGLGAPFLWALMAKRPANLAYKELWLDKQYSRGPLLALEIFRNVIGVLLIGFWVDRLFSTKVAILVAVPVTIVVLILFSKRIQKFYQRLEGRFISNLNAREAAAEEETASKRFNPQSDLSPWDAHMVDLEVKQQAEYAGKTLVELAWREKYGINIAYIKRGDKLIYAPGRNNKLLPFDHVGILSTDDQMQVFKPIFDATEDIQLEENNIEDVILQRIVVDEHNKLKGLTIRDSGIRERTNGLIVGIERKEDRILNPNSTTVFEWGDIVWIVGERKKIQKLNEA, encoded by the coding sequence ATGGGTCATTTACCGAAATTAATTGAGGATTTAGCACTTATCCTGGTTGCAGGAGCCATCACTACCTTAATATTCAAGCGGATTAAGCAACCCTTGGTATTAGGTTATATTATAGCGGGTTTCCTGGTAGGTCCTTTTTTCTCCCTTACACCAACTGTAGCAGATACTGCCAATGTAAAAACACTGGCCGAAATTGGGGTTATCTTTCTTTTATTTAGCCTGGGGCTGGAATTTAGTTTCAAAAAGCTGATGCGGGTAGGGGGCTCAGCTTCCATTACGGCCTTCGTAGAGATCATATTTATTACCACCACGGGCTATTTTGTAGGCCAGTGGATGGGGTGGTCTACGATGGACAGCCTGTTCCTGGGAGGGATGCTGGCCAGTTCCTCCACCACGATTATTATACGTGCATTTGATGAGCTGGGGGTGAAAACAAAACAGTATGCCCGTATTGTATTTGGGGTACTGGTAGTGGAGGATATTGTAGTGATTCTCCTAATGGTATTGCTTTCTACGGTAGCAGTAACCAAACAGTTTGAGGGCAGCGAAATGCTGTTTACAGTGGTAAAGCTGCTGTTCTTCCTGATTTTATGGTTCATAGCCGGTATTTTCCTGTTGCCCACTTTCCTGAAAAGGGCTAAGGCATTGATAGATGAAGAAACCCTGCTTATTATCTCTATAGGACTTTGTCTGGGTATGGTGGTCGTAGCCACACAGGTAGGTTTTTCTGCTGAACTGGGGGCTTTTATTATGGGCTCTATTATGGCTGAAACTACTTCTGCCGAAAAAGTGGAGCATTTGATAAAACCGGTAAAAGACCTCTTTGGCGCTGTATTCTTTGTATCGGTAGGGATGTTAATTGATCCGCAAACGATTATGGAGTATAAGTGGCCGGTACTGCTGGTAACGGTTTTAACGTTGTTCGGAAAGTTTTTCAGTACCACTTTGGGGGCATTACTTTCGGGGCAGCCTTTAAAACAATCGGTACAGGTGGGGATGAGTATGGCGCAGATTGGGGAATTTGCTTTCATTATCGCTACGCTGGGGCTTACCCTTGGGGTAACAAGCGATTTTTTATTCCCGGTGGCAGTGGGTGCTTCGGCTATCACCACTTTTACCACCCCTTATATGATTAAATTCTCCGGACCTTTTCATGATTTTATAGTGAAGATGCTTCCGGCAAAATGGGTGAGAGCACTTAACAACTATTCTTCCAGTACACAAAACATTCAGGCGGAGAGCAATTGGAAGGTGGTTATGAAATCTTATCTGAACATTGCCATTACCAATGGTATTGTGCTACTGGCGCTTATGTTGCTGTCCCTGAAATTCCTGGTACCTTTTCTGAATGAAAATGTTGAGGGAAGCATACTCGCCAGTATTATCGGGTTGGTAATTTCCCTGGGATTGGGAGCGCCGTTCTTATGGGCCCTGATGGCCAAAAGGCCAGCTAATCTGGCTTATAAAGAGTTGTGGCTGGATAAGCAATACAGCCGTGGCCCCTTGCTGGCCTTGGAAATCTTCAGGAATGTAATTGGGGTATTACTGATCGGCTTTTGGGTAGACAGACTGTTTTCTACCAAAGTGGCTATATTGGTGGCGGTGCCGGTGACGATTGTGGTGCTGATCCTGTTTTCCAAACGGATACAGAAGTTTTATCAGCGGCTGGAAGGCCGTTTTATCAGTAACCTGAATGCAAGAGAAGCGGCAGCCGAAGAAGAAACGGCGAGCAAGCGCTTCAACCCCCAATCAGACCTGTCGCCCTGGGATGCACATATGGTAGACCTGGAAGTGAAACAACAGGCAGAATACGCAGGCAAAACCCTGGTAGAGCTGGCCTGGCGTGAAAAATACGGGATTAATATTGCCTATATCAAGCGGGGCGACAAATTGATTTATGCACCGGGTAGAAACAATAAGCTGTTACCTTTTGACCATGTAGGTATTCTTTCTACGGATGATCAGATGCAGGTGTTTAAGCCCATATTCGATGCTACAGAAGATATACAGCTGGAAGAAAATAATATTGAAGATGTGATCCTGCAAAGAATTGTTGTGGATGAACATAACAAACTAAAAGGACTCACTATCCGGGATTCCGGCATCAGAGAGCGTACCAATGGTTTGATAGTAGGGATAGAAAGGAAGGAAGACAGGATATTGAATCCCAACTCCACAACTGTTTTTGAATGGGGAGATATTGTATGGATAGTAGGAGAGCGGAAGAAGATCCAGAAACTGAATGAAGCATAA
- a CDS encoding sensor histidine kinase, with amino-acid sequence MSTMTTKNSAFTILLVDDREENLVSLEQILEAENRIFIKATSGNEALRLILRNENIGLIMLDVQMPDMDGFEVAHLLKANPKTKDISIIFVTAINKDEQNVLKGFEEGAVDYLPKPLDINVTRAKVNVFEKLYFYQHELRKAVTDKEKINAQLERFMYVVAHDLRSPLSGAMGLLYLMAEDERVKESSDLTEYMNLATGAMSHLSDMITSILDYTRQTEMQQTIEAVDVHELVKLTIHSLFAPPHIRIEIDGKLPVIVCNKLKLQQVFQNLLTNAIKYNDKPEGRIQVGGTDKGEFYEFYVKDNGPGIAKRDTDRIFKLFEVVETAVVNGKSSGIGLNILKLLVEEQGGKVWVDSVLGEGSCFFFEWRQ; translated from the coding sequence ATGAGTACTATGACTACTAAAAACAGCGCCTTTACCATATTGTTGGTGGATGACAGAGAAGAAAACCTGGTTTCACTGGAACAGATACTGGAGGCAGAGAACAGGATCTTTATTAAGGCTACTTCAGGCAATGAGGCACTCCGGCTGATCCTGAGAAATGAAAATATCGGCCTGATCATGCTGGATGTCCAGATGCCGGATATGGATGGTTTTGAAGTAGCTCATTTACTGAAGGCTAATCCTAAAACAAAAGATATTTCCATCATATTTGTTACTGCTATCAATAAAGATGAGCAGAATGTGCTTAAAGGATTTGAAGAAGGGGCGGTAGACTACCTGCCTAAGCCACTTGATATTAATGTTACCAGGGCAAAGGTGAATGTTTTTGAGAAGCTTTATTTTTATCAGCATGAACTGCGGAAAGCCGTAACAGATAAAGAAAAAATAAATGCCCAGCTGGAGCGTTTTATGTATGTGGTGGCCCATGATCTCAGGTCGCCTTTATCAGGTGCGATGGGCTTGTTGTACCTGATGGCGGAGGATGAACGGGTAAAGGAATCATCTGATTTGACGGAATATATGAACCTTGCTACCGGCGCCATGTCGCACTTATCAGATATGATTACTTCCATCCTGGACTATACCCGTCAGACAGAGATGCAGCAAACGATAGAGGCCGTAGACGTGCACGAGCTGGTAAAACTCACTATACATTCCTTATTTGCTCCTCCGCATATCCGGATTGAGATTGACGGGAAGCTACCTGTCATTGTTTGCAATAAACTGAAATTGCAGCAGGTATTTCAGAACCTGCTAACCAATGCTATCAAATACAATGATAAGCCAGAAGGGAGGATCCAGGTGGGCGGAACAGATAAAGGAGAATTTTATGAATTCTATGTTAAGGACAATGGCCCGGGAATAGCCAAAAGAGACACAGACCGTATCTTTAAATTATTTGAGGTAGTGGAAACGGCGGTAGTCAATGGCAAAAGCTCTGGCATTGGCCTTAATATCCTGAAACTACTGGTGGAAGAGCAAGGCGGAAAAGTATGGGTAGATTCTGTTTTGGGAGAGGGGAGTTGTTTCTTTTTTGAGTGGCGCCAATAG
- a CDS encoding chemotaxis protein CheB: MINQFYDIITIGGSAGSIPILIDLLDGMPDYFSQSVIIVLHRLKNVQSEMDRLLSVKQRITEPEDKEMIVQGGIYLAPQNYHLQVEDDHSFSLDYSELVNYSRPSIDVAFSSIAAVYRSRVLGILLSGANKDGAAGLSCIISAGGTGIVQDPQTALYGEMPQSAIEINNNVKVMDVGEIISFIDTVSK, from the coding sequence ATGATTAACCAATTTTACGACATCATAACGATAGGTGGGTCTGCTGGGAGCATACCCATATTGATTGACCTGCTCGATGGTATGCCGGATTATTTTTCCCAGTCTGTTATTATTGTACTGCACCGTTTGAAAAACGTGCAAAGTGAAATGGACAGGTTATTGTCAGTGAAACAACGTATTACGGAACCGGAAGATAAAGAAATGATTGTACAGGGTGGTATCTACCTGGCACCGCAAAATTATCATTTGCAGGTGGAAGACGACCACAGCTTTTCCCTTGATTATTCAGAATTAGTGAACTATAGCCGTCCCTCTATTGATGTTGCATTCAGCAGCATTGCAGCTGTATATCGTTCCCGCGTATTAGGTATACTGCTGAGCGGGGCCAATAAAGATGGAGCAGCGGGGCTGAGTTGTATTATATCTGCCGGCGGTACGGGGATTGTACAGGACCCGCAAACAGCATTGTATGGAGAGATGCCACAGTCGGCCATAGAAATAAATAATAATGTGAAGGTGATGGATGTGGGGGAAATAATAAGTTTTATTGATACTGTAAGCAAATAA
- a CDS encoding CheR family methyltransferase yields MKEEISTEDFQHIVSIIRQQYGYDFTGYSQASLKRRIVRFMGHMNLSTIFDLKYLILNDKAFFERMVQFITVNVTEMFRDPQFYKALREQVLPKLASYPIIKIWHAGCSSGEEVFSMAILLHEAGLLERSMIYATDLNPANLEKAREGIIPLKVMKEYTYNYIQSGGTSDFSNYYTARYDNVIIHKELRKNIIYFQHNLVTDQVFNEFHLICCRNVFIYFNRELQNRVLQLFYESLSSLGYLALGIKESLLFTETGKRFEAVSASNKIFRRKM; encoded by the coding sequence ATGAAAGAGGAAATCAGTACGGAAGACTTTCAGCATATTGTAAGTATAATCAGGCAGCAATATGGATATGATTTTACCGGTTATTCGCAGGCTTCCCTGAAGCGGCGTATTGTGCGGTTTATGGGACATATGAACTTATCCACCATCTTCGACCTGAAGTATCTTATATTGAATGACAAGGCGTTTTTTGAACGCATGGTACAGTTTATTACAGTGAATGTAACGGAGATGTTCCGGGACCCGCAATTTTATAAAGCACTTCGTGAACAGGTATTACCCAAACTGGCTTCTTATCCGATCATTAAAATATGGCATGCCGGCTGCTCCAGCGGGGAAGAAGTGTTTTCCATGGCTATCTTACTGCATGAAGCAGGCCTGCTGGAACGTTCCATGATCTATGCTACAGATCTTAACCCGGCTAACCTGGAAAAAGCGAGGGAAGGAATAATTCCGTTAAAGGTGATGAAAGAATACACCTATAACTATATTCAGTCGGGTGGCACTTCAGATTTTTCGAATTATTATACTGCCCGTTATGATAATGTTATCATTCATAAGGAGCTGCGCAAAAACATTATTTATTTTCAGCACAATCTGGTAACCGACCAGGTATTCAATGAATTTCACCTGATCTGTTGCCGGAATGTGTTTATATACTTTAACAGGGAATTGCAAAACCGGGTACTGCAATTATTTTACGAAAGCTTATCTTCGTTAGGATATCTGGCATTAGGTATTAAAGAGTCATTACTTTTTACAGAAACCGGAAAGCGGTTTGAGGCCGTGAGTGCTTCGAATAAAATATTCAGACGTAAAATGTAA
- a CDS encoding response regulator has product MKIALTTRLYIGFSVTVILVLLGGFLTFRAFRQQTEMDDLVEHTYRALNQVERIQRLVFDMEAGRRGFRGTNEERFLQPYRIALPKILPAIEELRKTVADNPVQVQHISNLGREVDVLLAFWVRLGDVHVERFTIAEKIKVSDEEDVLMKAVNDAIEVLRVEERELLALREKENKDFIAHSITTLVINTTFILLVALILIVITFKELRHRMRMQGLLKEKLNEVGDLNTVANEKNWLLTGISVINESMRAHSVMGELANKTLHAITGYLQFPAGSFYFYDEGKKVLRLTGGVGIPATIKKEYELEEGITGAAATKQEITIVNHVPPGFWKITSGSGEALPGNIICVPIWLDNELKGVMEFAAFRQPKPNELALLKKIAEDLGVVVNAVSARERVMELLEQLQEQKEILETQQEELRQTNEELTRQSEILQASEEELRVQEEELRQINAEIGEKNKDLETARAELSVKAEELELSSKYKSEFLANMSHELRTPLNSVLILAKLLEENKQQNLTSKQVEYVGIIHKSGSDLLKLINDILDLSKIEAGKIELHIEQVAVKEVVYDLEQLFDVVATEKQIQLVTRIATGVPEYIQTDRQRLEQIMKNLLSNAFKFTPGGGTVTLSLFTRENSPNALYLSVTDTGVGIAAEKQQLIFEAFQQADGSTSRRYGGTGLGLSISKELVKWLGGNIKLESTEGVGSTFTLRIPLEADIVLEKEHEVPPVVPQTTAVKINNKVVAQQEVADDREDVKKTDKLVLIIEDDPNFASIVRDFAREKGFKTIVALNGDDGLYYARKCLPAAIILDMNLPVIDGSSILKILKSSDALKHILVHVISASEISGQVIKNINGYTQKPLQVQDLEAVFSNIAQHLQARLKKVLVVSNGLLENDPQLKSLSDERHMETAYDHVSVLPDAYRYLSEKKYDCVVLDIGTNVEAGVEKLKALRQYIGEKAIPIIVYLDKDISGSDEVMLKKYAAAIIRNSIFSTDRLMDELELFLYKLKEIETKPAPVAQGPSTEQSLKGKKVLLADDDMRNVFSLSALLEEHGLEVITAGDGKEALQLLDKHADIDIVLMDIMMPEMDGYDAMRHIRREGRFAQLPVIALTAKAMAGDREKCIEAGASDYIAKPVDNNKLLSLMRVWLS; this is encoded by the coding sequence ATGAAGATTGCATTAACAACGCGATTGTATATCGGTTTCTCGGTAACAGTTATTCTTGTGCTATTAGGTGGTTTTCTCACTTTCAGGGCTTTCCGTCAACAAACGGAAATGGATGATCTGGTGGAACATACTTATCGTGCGCTCAATCAGGTGGAGCGTATTCAGCGATTGGTATTTGATATGGAGGCTGGTCGCCGGGGTTTCAGAGGTACTAATGAAGAACGGTTTCTGCAGCCTTACCGGATTGCCTTACCTAAAATTTTGCCTGCAATTGAGGAGTTAAGAAAAACAGTGGCGGATAATCCCGTACAGGTGCAGCATATCAGTAACTTAGGAAGGGAAGTGGATGTTTTGCTTGCTTTTTGGGTAAGACTGGGAGATGTGCATGTGGAACGGTTTACTATTGCGGAAAAGATAAAGGTAAGTGATGAAGAGGATGTTTTGATGAAGGCGGTGAATGATGCTATCGAAGTATTGCGTGTAGAAGAGCGGGAATTACTGGCATTAAGGGAGAAAGAGAATAAGGACTTTATAGCGCATTCTATTACTACCCTGGTAATAAATACCACATTTATATTGTTGGTAGCCCTTATCCTGATTGTTATTACGTTTAAGGAACTACGTCACCGGATGAGGATGCAGGGGCTGTTAAAAGAAAAATTAAATGAGGTAGGTGATCTGAATACGGTAGCTAATGAGAAGAACTGGTTACTGACGGGAATATCCGTTATTAATGAAAGTATGCGGGCGCACAGTGTGATGGGAGAACTGGCCAACAAAACCCTGCATGCTATTACCGGTTATCTCCAATTTCCTGCTGGCAGTTTTTATTTTTATGATGAAGGGAAGAAAGTACTCAGGTTGACAGGAGGGGTTGGGATACCTGCAACTATCAAAAAAGAGTATGAATTGGAGGAGGGCATAACCGGGGCCGCCGCTACGAAGCAGGAGATCACTATTGTGAATCATGTACCCCCTGGTTTCTGGAAGATCACTTCCGGCAGTGGGGAGGCTTTGCCGGGTAATATTATATGTGTACCCATATGGCTGGATAATGAATTAAAAGGTGTAATGGAGTTTGCCGCCTTCCGGCAGCCAAAGCCCAATGAACTGGCATTGCTGAAGAAAATAGCGGAAGACCTGGGAGTAGTGGTGAATGCGGTAAGTGCCAGGGAGCGGGTGATGGAATTACTGGAACAGCTGCAGGAACAGAAGGAAATACTGGAAACGCAGCAGGAAGAACTGCGGCAAACCAACGAAGAGCTTACCCGCCAGTCGGAAATACTACAGGCTTCTGAAGAAGAGCTCAGGGTACAGGAAGAAGAACTTCGCCAGATCAATGCAGAGATCGGAGAAAAGAATAAAGATCTTGAAACTGCGCGTGCGGAGCTGAGTGTCAAAGCTGAAGAGCTGGAGTTAAGCAGTAAGTACAAATCGGAATTCCTGGCCAATATGTCACATGAGCTGCGTACTCCTTTGAACAGTGTATTGATATTGGCCAAGCTGCTGGAAGAAAATAAGCAGCAGAACCTGACCAGCAAACAGGTGGAATACGTAGGAATAATTCATAAATCAGGCTCCGACCTGTTGAAACTGATCAATGATATTCTGGATCTTTCCAAAATAGAAGCCGGCAAGATTGAATTGCATATAGAGCAGGTAGCAGTGAAAGAGGTAGTATACGATCTGGAGCAGTTGTTTGATGTGGTGGCTACTGAAAAACAGATACAGCTGGTTACCCGCATCGCTACCGGTGTTCCGGAATATATACAAACAGACCGGCAGCGGCTGGAGCAGATCATGAAAAACCTGCTCTCCAATGCTTTTAAGTTTACCCCAGGTGGGGGAACGGTTACTTTATCATTATTTACCCGGGAAAATAGCCCTAATGCGCTGTATCTGTCAGTTACGGATACGGGGGTAGGTATTGCTGCCGAAAAACAGCAACTCATTTTTGAAGCGTTTCAACAGGCAGACGGATCTACCAGCCGCAGGTATGGAGGTACCGGATTAGGGCTTTCCATCAGCAAGGAACTGGTTAAATGGCTGGGGGGGAATATTAAGCTGGAAAGCACGGAAGGAGTAGGCAGTACTTTTACCTTGCGGATTCCATTGGAAGCAGACATTGTCCTGGAAAAAGAGCATGAGGTGCCACCGGTAGTTCCCCAGACCACTGCTGTTAAGATCAATAATAAAGTGGTAGCGCAGCAGGAAGTGGCAGACGACCGGGAAGATGTGAAAAAAACGGATAAGCTGGTCCTGATCATTGAGGATGACCCCAATTTTGCTTCTATTGTAAGAGATTTTGCGCGGGAAAAGGGCTTTAAAACCATTGTAGCGCTTAATGGGGATGATGGGCTGTATTATGCCCGTAAATGTTTACCTGCCGCTATCATTCTGGATATGAACCTTCCGGTGATAGATGGCAGCAGCATTTTGAAAATATTGAAAAGCAGTGATGCACTCAAACATATCCTGGTACATGTTATTTCGGCCAGTGAAATATCCGGACAGGTAATCAAGAATATTAATGGATATACACAGAAACCATTACAGGTACAGGATCTGGAAGCAGTATTCTCCAACATCGCCCAGCATTTGCAGGCACGCCTGAAAAAGGTACTGGTGGTTTCCAATGGATTGCTGGAAAATGATCCGCAGCTGAAATCACTCAGCGATGAAAGGCATATGGAAACAGCTTATGATCATGTGTCTGTATTGCCGGATGCTTACCGTTATCTGAGTGAGAAGAAGTACGATTGTGTGGTGCTGGATATTGGTACTAACGTGGAAGCAGGTGTGGAAAAGCTGAAAGCACTGCGGCAATATATAGGAGAGAAGGCTATTCCTATTATTGTTTATCTGGATAAGGATATCTCCGGTTCAGATGAAGTGATGTTGAAAAAGTATGCTGCCGCGATTATCCGGAATTCGATATTTTCTACCGACCGGTTAATGGATGAGCTGGAGTTGTTTTTATATAAGCTGAAGGAAATAGAAACCAAGCCTGCGCCGGTAGCACAGGGACCTTCCACAGAACAATCACTGAAAGGAAAGAAAGTATTACTGGCAGATGATGATATGCGGAATGTGTTTTCACTGAGTGCCCTGCTGGAAGAGCATGGGCTGGAGGTGATTACAGCGGGAGATGGTAAAGAAGCGCTGCAGTTACTGGACAAGCATGCAGATATAGATATTGTGCTAATGGATATTATGATGCCCGAAATGGATGGATATGATGCCATGCGTCATATCAGGCGGGAAGGACGCTTTGCCCAATTGCCGGTGATCGCATTAACTGCCAAGGCGATGGCAGGCGACCGGGAAAAGTGTATTGAGGCAGGTGCCTCTGATTACATAGCAAAACCTGTTGATAATAATAAGTTGCTATCCTTAATGAGGGTGTGGCTATCATAA
- a CDS encoding response regulator, whose translation MSKILLVEDDELMQKIVDKILRKEGFELEIVKNGKEAFQKLEATDYDYDLIITDIMMPYANGFEILSKVKTLGKEKTIPVIIVSNAGNEDIVLEGFKLGADDFLKKPIIPGELIIRVKRLLLQNK comes from the coding sequence ATGAGTAAAATATTGTTAGTAGAAGATGATGAACTAATGCAAAAGATTGTAGATAAAATTCTACGTAAAGAAGGATTTGAGTTGGAAATAGTTAAAAACGGGAAAGAGGCATTCCAAAAGCTGGAAGCCACCGATTATGACTACGATCTGATTATTACAGATATTATGATGCCCTATGCAAATGGCTTTGAGATTCTGAGTAAAGTAAAAACATTAGGTAAAGAAAAGACCATTCCGGTGATCATCGTTTCCAATGCAGGTAATGAAGATATTGTACTGGAGGGATTCAAACTCGGTGCGGACGACTTCCTGAAAAAACCCATCATACCCGGAGAACTGATTATACGCGTAAAAAGACTGCTTTTACAAAATAAATAG